One Plasmodium berghei ANKA genome assembly, chromosome: 13 genomic region harbors:
- a CDS encoding DNA-3-methyladenine glycosylase, putative yields the protein MGKRKATKFQSSSSNILRSEDNEEKKKRNKKENVNKNNAIKIKQATISKEKKEKQIDDTSNLSYVYILLKYFFENINIEILNEQFYLQKNVLTITEILIGHILWVYNPDKNILCGSRIIELESYNGINDKASHAYNNKKTNRNIPMFLNGGISYVYLCYGMHNCLNIVTNIENVPDAILIRSIEPIYNIPFFALNKFQDLNEINNLFSSDNFINQKGNNLKNNRKFKIKELDKMNVEKKIDKKNCANEIIKKSTYLVILQQLETIFKSIKYKQLVKLGSGPGRVTKCLGVTRDDDKKEFYFDICNDNNISNNQNNKINAKENNQENLVKAEKVNDSKNWDIKDDCSGNFSKIIDPKYYFSYNVNNFLNEKKKSRFFISICPSVEDVLNFYENLNLEKNSDQYFIIDIYKQYKIYLLKYFEYMKWKKNQDTIVQRDKRIGVAYAEEYALYDYRFILKNHPSISVLPK from the coding sequence atggGAAAAAGGAAAGCCACAAAATTCCAAAGTTCTTCTTCGAATATATTACGAAGTGAAgataatgaagaaaaaaaaaaaagaaataaaaaagaaaatgtgaataaaaataatgcaataaaaataaagcaaGCAACAATTagtaaagaaaaaaaagagaaacaAATTGATGATACATCAAATTTAtcatatgtttatatattattaaaatatttttttgaaaatattaatatagaaattttaaacgaacaattttatttgcaaaaaaatgtattaacAATAACTGAAATATTAATTGGGCACATTTTATGGGTATATAACCccgataaaaatatattatgtggGTCGAGAATTATCGAATTAGAATCCTACAACGgtataaatgataaagcATCACATGcatataacaataaaaaaacaaatagaAATATACCAATGTTTTTGAATGGTGGTATTagttatgtatatttatgttatgGTATGCATAATTGTCTAAATATTGTTacaaatattgaaaatgtCCCAGATGCTATTTTAATAAGATCAATCGAGCCTATTTACAACATTCCGTTTTTTGCCCTTAATAAATTTCAagatttaaatgaaataaataatttattttcttccgataattttattaatcaAAAAGGGAATAACTTAAAGAATAATCGGAAATTCAAAATCAAAGAGCTGGATAAAATGAAtgtggaaaaaaaaattgacaAGAAAAATTGTgctaatgaaataataaaaaaaagcacATATTTAGTAATCTTACAACAATTAgaaacaatttttaaaagtataaaatataaacaactAGTCAAATTGGGTAGTGGCCCTGGGCGTGTAACAAAATGCTTAGGTGTTACGCGtgatgatgataaaaaagaattttATTTCGACATATGTAacgataataatataagcaataatcaaaataataaaataaatgcgaaagaaaataatcaaGAAAATTTGGTAAAAGCAGAGAAAGTAAATGATAGTAAAAATTGGGATATAAAAGATGACTGTTCAGGTAATTTTAGTAAAATCATAGATccgaaatattattttagctataatgttaataattttttgaatgaaaaaaaaaaaagtcgattttttatatctatttGCCCATCAGTTGAAGatgttttaaatttttatgaaaatttaaaccttgaaaaaaatagtgaccaatattttataatagacatatataaacaatataaaatatatttattaaaatattttgaatatatgaaatggaaaaaaaatcaagATACTATTGTTCAACGGGATAAAAGAATAGGAGTTGCCTATGCTGAAGAATATGCTTTGTATGATTATcgatttattttaaaaaatcatcCATCCATATCAGTTTTGCCCAAATGA
- a CDS encoding WD repeat-containing protein 79, putative, which yields MERHINKDDIKMNKSGEESGCNTNINNMNIFSKNDEIFFNNEKCYIVQEIPFNDFYNYNYERIRKFDKLEKESYNINGNTYSCDNTQTSTNSEYPTKIQFNKYIQKEKQNNQSICNSSVNSDENNKDVEKNKVKKIKLKNEFLKQCEFNNDGSCYYTISSKNKLQLYATDITLLNIFSNGNKNNNNILENLYKKYKNMSDDEIERRNSSWINMNINGHIYDCKFYPYFDWNNNNTCFFALTSKDVPVKIYSAYDGSPLISFKLFNESQELSNCYSLCFHPEKNWLLCGTKNRSIKVYDLNKPNEIYENRILGTRKGKGQKGIISTIDYKKEGYGNNSIYAIGDYNDILYIYADNCNHKNDYILKFSNKYNSNGITCVKWYGEYNILSGNRNGSYIYLYDIRNNKEHVHKFNRYALTNQKYLFDVHKNYIISGDTFGYLNFYNIENNELVHKQLINKYSPIVSVNVHSTHPFILTGSGTRRFYENWNSKIDISCTSPIYNNTNIHEEISFKAEQDDILQHFPSKSHYINSVCTIFCKFLCNI from the coding sequence atggagAGGCACATAAACAAAGacgatataaaaatgaacaagAGTGGAGAGGAATCAGGTTGTAATactaatattaataatatgaatatattttcaaaaaatgatgaaatattttttaataatgaaaaatgttatattgTACAAGAAATTCCTTTTAACGACTTTTATAATTACAATTATGAAAGAATAAGAAAGTTTGATAAATTGGAAAAGGAgtcatataatataaatggaaACACATATTCCTGTGATAATACACAAACTAGTACAAACAGTGAATATCCCacaaaaatacaatttaataaatatattcaaaaggaaaaacaaaataaccAAAGTATATGCAATTCATCCGTTAATAGTgacgaaaataataaggatgtagaaaaaaacaaagttaaaaaaataaaattaaaaaacgagtttttaaaacaatGCGAATTCAATAATGATGGAAGTTGCTATTATACAATTTCAagtaaaaacaaattacaGTTATATGCAACAGACATTACAttgttaaatattttttcgaatggcaataaaaataataacaacattttggaaaatttatataaaaaatataagaatatGAGTGATGATGAAATAGAAAGAAGAAATAGTTCCTggataaatatgaatattaatGGACATATTTATGATTGTAAATTTTATCCTTATTTTGAttggaataataataatacatgtTTTTTTGCACTTACTTCAAAAGATGTTCctgtaaaaatatatagtgcATATGATGGATCGCCTTTGATatcttttaaattgtttaaCGAATCTCAAGAGTTGAGTAATTGTTACTCTCTTTGTTTTCATCCCGAAAAAAATTGGTTATTATGTGGAACAAAAAATAGATCAATAAAAGTATATGATCTTAACAAGCCAAATgaaatttatgaaaatcGAATATTAGGAACAAGAAAAGGAAAAGGGCAAAAAGGAATAATATCAACTATtgattataaaaaagaaggttatggaaataattctatatatgcaattggcgattataatgatattttatatatatatgccgATAATTGTAATCACaaaaatgattatatattaaaattttcaaataaatataattctaACGGTATAACATGTGTTAAATGGTATGgtgaatataatattttgagTGGCAATAGAAATggatcatatatatatttatacgatataagaaataataaagaacaTGTACATAAATTTAACAGATATGCATTAACAAAtcagaaatatttatttgatgtacataaaaattatattatttctgGTGATACTTTTggatatttaaatttttataacatagaaaataatgaattgGTACATAAACAgctaattaataaatattctcCAATAGTTTCAGTTAATGTACATTCTACACACCCCTTTATATTAACAGGGTCAGGTACAAGACGgttttatgaaaattgGAACTCAAAAATTGACATATCTTGTACTAGTCCGATATATAACAATACAAATATACATGAGgaaatttcttttaaagCCGAGCAAGATGACATACTTCAACATTTTCCTTCTAAATCACACTACATAAATAGTGTTTGtacaattttttgtaaatttttgtGTAACATATAG
- a CDS encoding 1-deoxy-D-xylulose 5-phosphate reductoisomerase, putative, whose amino-acid sequence MRTLINLRTLPLLFFISILFLHNSKGVHKKKAYIINYNYIRDPNGKIKGIVKNNNRRRVKSRRKGKLKYGIENDPTNIITKKKPINVAIFGSTGSIGTNTLSIIRECNKIEKQFNVEALYVNKNIEGIYEQAKEFLPKYVCIHDPNKYEELKKLLENIKNYNPIILIGNEGMKQICSSNEIDKIVIGIDSFQGLYSTIYAIKNNKTIALANKESIVSAGFFLKKLLTVHKNSTIIPVDSEHNAIFQCLNNNILLKSKCLQENYSKINKINKIFLCSSGGPFQNLSIDELKNVTSEKALKHPKWNMGKKISIDSATMMNKGLEVIEAHFLFDIDYNDIEIIVHKECIIHSCVEFLDKSVISQMYYPDMRVQIIYALTWPNRISTNLKSLNFEEISPLTFYKPSLKHFPCIKLAYHAGRKSNFFPTVLNASNEVANNLFLNNKIKYFDIPAIISQVLESFNPQQISETPEDLMKQILEIHNWSKQKAMDIYNRKISS is encoded by the coding sequence atgagaACGCTTATTAATTTGCGTACTCTTCCCctattgttttttatatcgATCCTATTTTTACACAATAGTAAGGGtgtacataaaaaaaaagcgtatatcataaattataattatattagaGATCCAAATgggaaaataaaaggaaTCGTTAAGAATAATAACAGGCGTCGAGTAAAAAGTAGAAGAAAAGGGAAGCTAAAATATGGAATTGAAAATGACCCAactaatattattacaaaaaaaaaaccaaTAAATGTTGCTATTTTTGGGAGTACAGGGAGTATAGGAACTAACACCCTTAGCATTATACGAgaatgtaataaaatagaaaaacaatttaatgTTGAAGCTttatatgttaataaaaatattgaaggAATATATGAACAAGCAAAAGAATTTTTACCAAAATATGTGTGTATACATGAtccaaataaatatgaagaattaaaaaaattattagaaaacataaaaaactataatccaataatattaattggCAATGAAGGTATGAAACAAATATGTAGTAGTAATGAAATAGATAAAATAGTTATTGGTATTGATTCATTTCAAGGTTTGTATTCAACAATATatgcaataaaaaataataaaactatTGCATTAGCAAATAAGGAATCTATTGTATCAGCTGgatttttcttaaaaaaattattaactgttcataaaaattcGACAATAATACCTGTAGATTCTGAACATAATGCAATATTCCAatgtttaaataataatatattattaaaatcaaaatgcttacaagaaaattattctaaaataaataaaataaacaaaatatttttatgttcaTCTGGTGGACCATTTCAAAACTTATCAATAGATGAACTAAAAAATGTAACATCTGAAAAAGCATTAAAACATCCAAAATGGAATatgggaaaaaaaatatcaatagATTCAGCAACAATGATGAATAAAGGATTAGAAGTAATTGAAGcacattttctttttgatATTGATTATAATGATATTGAAATAATTGTACATAAAGAATGTATAATACATTCATGCGTGGAATTTTTAGATAAATCTGTTATATCACAAATGTATTATCCAGACATGAGAgtacaaattatatatgcattaacATGGCCTAATAGAATAAgtacaaatttaaaatcCTTAAATTTTGAAGAAATATCACCTCTCACTTTTTATAAGCCATCATTAAAGCATTTCCCATGTATAAAATTGGCTTATCATGCTGGACGaaaatcaaattttttCCCAACAGTTCTTAATGCATCTAATGAGGTTGCTAATAACctttttctaaataataaaattaaatattttgatattcCAGCTATTATATCTCAAGTTCTAGAATCATTTAATCCTCAACAAATTTCTGAAACACCAGAGGATCTTATGAAGCAAATTTTGGAAATACACAACTGGTCCAAACAAAAAGCcatggatatatataataggaAAATAAGTtcttaa
- a CDS encoding 50S ribosomal protein L22, apicoplast, putative has product MNSLMTIVIVVIAQLVFNKELLGYSFIYNNSRFLNRIKYGNNRIEKTILPYKIRYKPILMLNKISEIEEKNKIRDDVTNACNSTNSNVSEINNNNKDNEQNNSNLVYDNMDLFVDDGLQLKQWYSGDKIRKKWEEKHIENVKSNYEKVLLNNKYNELFNMYRNIKKNNVENHKKRVKTNRINPVIYIKKRLVSATAKYLRMSFIKTRKILWKIRYMPIIKAFAFLYYYGSNKYTVSIYKCIKSCLHNAICKYGKNNIKPVFHILQANMGGYTKKINIRAKGKTDIIREPHTHIRVVLEV; this is encoded by the coding sequence ATGAATAGTTTAATGACAATCGTTATAGTGGTTATTGCTCAGTTAGTTTTTAATAAGGAATTGTTAGGCTAcagttttatttataataacagTAGGTTTTTAAATCGTATTaaatatggaaataatagaatagagaaaacaatattaccatataaaataagatATAAACCAATTTTAatgttaaataaaatatcagaaatagaagaaaaaaacaaaataagaGATGATGTAACAAATGCTTGTAATAGTACCAATAGTAATGTCAGTGaaattaacaataataataaagacaatgaacaaaataattccAATCTTGTATATGATAATATGGATTTATTTGTTGATGATGGCCTTCAATTAAAACAATGGTATTCAGGagataaaataagaaaaaaatgggaagaaaaacatatagaaaatgttaaaagtaattatgaaaaagttttattaaataataaatataatgaactgtttaatatgtatagaaatattaaaaaaaataatgtagaAAACCATAAAAAAAGAGTTAAAACAAATAGAATAAATccagttatatatattaaaaaaagattaGTATCCGCTACAGCTAAATATTTAAGAATGtcttttattaaaactagaaaaatattatggaAAATTAGATATATGCCTATAATTAAAGCTTTTgcatttctttattattatggaagtaataaatatacagtaagcatatataaatgtatcaAATCATGCCTTCATAATGCTATTTGcaaatatggaaaaaataatattaaaccAGTATTTCATATTCTTCAAGCTAATATGGGAGGatatactaaaaaaattaacattAGAGCAAAAGGGAAAACTGATATTATTCGAGAACCTCATACACACATTCGTGTTGTTCTGGAGGTATAA
- a CDS encoding DNA/RNA-binding protein KIN17, putative, protein MPRAEPGTPKWLANKMKAKGLQKLKWYCQMCEKQCRDENGFKCHRLSETHQRQMQIFCQDANKFMDEYSSMFEKEFMRLMKTKYCRARILANTVYTNMISDKTHIHMNATVWVTLTDFVLYLGKTGKCKIEQTERGWYLEYIDREKIEREKEFNKKKKIEYSYEEMKEKKINQVIDEAKKKGQFIQSEYTGIEKKNDEKIIISSVKATSTNTSINHNNDVPKSNIFLDILKQNKIKSTNDQLKAESIKKEEPLSKDKPQNKKRPMSSLELLIMENEEKKKLKNLLPNLNKNINANNSKTEHAHSITKHMNENHEKRKKDKNSEDYDIWITKNIIVKIVDKNHKYYKSKGAIISISSTEKNKCEIKIKNTNKYTLAYQSQIQTVIPQIGRMVLILKGNYKGLKGKIKKISEEDYAVVSVLHKNSDEIIAEEHMIFDDISKFQEK, encoded by the exons atgccaCGTGCAGAACCAGGAACGCCCAAATGGTTAGCTAATAAAATGAAGGCTAAAGGCcttcaaaaattaaaatggTATTGTCAAATGTGTGAAAAACAATGTAGAGATGAAAATGGATTTAAATGCCATAGATTATCAGAAACGCATCAAAGACAAATGCAAATTTTTTGTCAAGAtgcaaataaatttatggATGAATATTCTTCAATGTTTGAAAAAGAATTTATGCGATTaatgaaaacaaaatattgcCGAGCAAGAATTTTAGCAAATACTGtttatacaaatatgaTAAGTGATAAGacacatatacatatgaaTGCAACTGTATGGGTTACCTTAACagattttgttttatatttaggTAAAACTGGAAAATGCAAAATTGAACAAACAGAACGAGGATGGTATTTGGAATATATAGATAGGGAAAAAATTGAGAGAGAAAaagaatttaataaaaaaaaaaaaattgaatattCTTATGAAgaaatgaaagaaaaaaaaattaatcaAGTTATTGACGAAGCTAAAAAAAAGGGACAATTTATTCAATCAGAATATACAggtatagaaaaaaaaaatgatgagaaaattattatttcatcaGTAAAAGCAACAAGCACAAATACTAGTATTAATCATAATAATGATGTTCCAAAAtcgaatatttttttggatatattaaaacaaaataaaataaaaagtacAAATGATCAACTAAAAGCCGAAAGCATTAAAAAGGAAGAACCGTTATCAAAAGATAAACcacaaaacaaaaaaagacCAATGTCATCATTAGAATTACTTATTATGGagaatgaagaaaaaaaaaaactaaaaaatttacttccaaatttaaacaaaaatatcaatGCTAATAATTCCAAAACAGAACATGCACATTCTATAACCAAACATATGAATGAAAATCAtgaaaaaaggaaaaaagataaaaatagtgaagattatgatatatggattactaaaaatattattgttaaaatagttgataaaaatcataaatACTATAAAAGTAAAGGAGCTATTATTTCAATATCATCaactgaaaaaaataaatgtgaaataaaaatcaaaaacACAAACAAATATACATTAGCTTATCAAAGCCAAATACAAACAGTTATACCACAAATTGGACGAATGGTATTAATTCTTAAAGGAAACTATAAGGGATTAAAggggaaaataaaaaag aTTTCTGAGGAGGATTATGCTGTGGTTTCCGTTTTGCATAAAAACTCAG atGAAATAATTGCAGAGGAGCATATGATATTTGATGACATTAGTAAATTTCAggaaaaatga